One stretch of Methylopila sp. 73B DNA includes these proteins:
- a CDS encoding succinylglutamate desuccinylase/aspartoacylase family protein has translation MQDLTIEGFSVPPGERARGQISALELADGSSVQLPLVLINGAKSGPRIYIGAGIHGDEVNGIALVNRALAAIDPKTLSGSIVCCPVQQPLALLADHRLPISQYLKSPLDQAPTDAWTCFPGDPQGNIAQVMAATLFRLISQCDAALDVHTPTRGGRYVPIAILPHMNLGEPAREAERMAQLLGTGWIMRGDKGMYVSDGILCVEATKAGVPCFTFEIGEGGRLEEDQVAIGAQCVTNLLIGLGMIEGEPVPPATAHVMRDFVGLRANRGGLLITERALGEAVKAGDVLCRIFNVYGDEVEVVAAPEDGLLVRTTTLGSVSKGERVATLGLL, from the coding sequence ATGCAAGACCTGACGATCGAAGGTTTTTCCGTTCCCCCCGGCGAGCGAGCGCGCGGGCAGATTTCCGCGCTCGAGCTCGCGGACGGCTCCAGCGTCCAGCTGCCGCTCGTGCTGATCAACGGCGCGAAGTCCGGGCCACGGATCTATATCGGCGCCGGCATCCACGGCGACGAGGTGAACGGCATCGCGCTGGTCAACCGGGCGCTCGCGGCGATCGACCCGAAGACGCTATCCGGCTCGATCGTCTGCTGCCCGGTGCAGCAGCCGCTGGCGCTGCTGGCCGACCATCGCCTGCCGATCTCGCAATATCTCAAGTCGCCGCTCGATCAGGCGCCGACCGACGCCTGGACCTGCTTCCCGGGCGACCCCCAAGGCAACATCGCGCAGGTCATGGCCGCGACGCTGTTCCGCCTCATCAGCCAGTGCGACGCGGCGCTCGACGTCCACACTCCGACCCGCGGCGGCCGCTACGTGCCGATCGCGATCCTGCCGCACATGAACCTCGGCGAGCCCGCGCGCGAAGCGGAGCGCATGGCGCAGCTGCTGGGCACCGGCTGGATCATGCGCGGCGACAAGGGGATGTATGTCTCAGACGGCATCCTGTGCGTCGAAGCGACGAAGGCCGGGGTGCCCTGCTTCACCTTCGAAATCGGCGAGGGCGGCCGGCTCGAAGAGGACCAGGTGGCGATCGGCGCGCAATGCGTCACCAACCTGCTGATCGGTCTCGGAATGATCGAGGGGGAACCGGTTCCGCCAGCGACCGCTCATGTCATGCGCGATTTCGTAGGCCTGCGCGCAAATCGCGGCGGCCTGCTGATCACCGAGCGCGCGCTCGGCGAGGCGGTGAAGGCCGGCGACGTGCTCTGCCGCATCTTCAACGTCTATGGCGACGAGGTCGAGGTCGTGGCCGCGCCGGAGGACGGGTTGCTGGTCCGCACCACCACGCTCGGCAGCGTCTCCAAGGGAGAGCGCGTCGCGACGCTCGGGCTGCTGTGA